The following are from one region of the Dermacentor albipictus isolate Rhodes 1998 colony chromosome 5, USDA_Dalb.pri_finalv2, whole genome shotgun sequence genome:
- the LOC135907534 gene encoding uncharacterized protein yields MNLPHFRRKRVLAYLVVAGILLLTLNYILKSEEANGCGRTPDTGPCLLSLFPKVLDSLTAQGVSSYLCYYALWGALKDQQPLPWTNKVELCLRNEELSDLDEGQLLKSFRRFGVNAYYDSANGLYRATLRDGSSACEVYLYVFEEDKIVHRVRRVGWKNRLLPPDSCDTLHCFPVSLLTPPLKETTFLGTTVNIPHDGIEVLKYMFPDSWWKGEVPPKCD; encoded by the coding sequence ATGAATCTGCCACACTTTCGTCGAAAGAGAGTCCTTGCATACCTAGTTGTTGCAGGCATTCTGCTGCTCACTCTGAACTACATCCTCAAGTCGGAAGAAGCCAATGGTTGTGGCCGGACACCTGACACGGGGCCATGCCTCCTGTCACTTTTTCCCAAGGTGTTAGACTCACTCACGGCCCAAGGGGTGTCGAGCTACCTGTGCTATTATGCCTTGTGGGGTGCACTGAAGGACCAGCAGCCATTGCCCTGGACCAACAAAGTTGAGCTTTGTCTCCGCAACGAAGAGCTCTCTGACCTGGATGAAGGCCAACTGCTGAAGTCGTTTCGTCGATTCGGCGTAAACGCCTATTACGACTCGGCAAATGGGCTGTACAGGGCGACACTCAGAGATGGAAGCAGTGCCTGTGAGGTGTACCTCTATgtctttgaagaagacaagaTCGTTCACCGAGTGCGTAGGGTAGGCTGGAAAAACAGACTGCTGCCGCCTGATTCGTGCGACACATTACATTGCTTTCCAGTGTCTCTGCTGACACCTCCACTTAAGGAGACAACATTCCTGGGAACCACGGTGAATATCCCACACGATGGTATCGAAGTGCTCAAGTACATGTTCCCCGACTCTTGGTGGAAAGGCGAGGTGCCCCCAAAATGTGACTAG